Proteins co-encoded in one Ensifer sp. PDNC004 genomic window:
- a CDS encoding GAF domain-containing protein, translating into MNSEQIAAALAEFDAAIAKATDADTVWTALQTLSRQVIGAKLFTIMTVDMVNEVARRAYTSHPEEYPTSGTKPIRYDSWFDIVHKAHQTFVANTIVDISKVFGDHETIWSLGCGSVANIPVVVGGELLGTVNCLDVEHHYTPERVALSKHLELPAKLAFLAAARAEKK; encoded by the coding sequence ATGAACAGTGAACAGATCGCTGCCGCGCTGGCGGAATTCGACGCGGCGATTGCCAAAGCCACCGATGCCGATACGGTATGGACCGCATTGCAGACGCTTAGCCGCCAGGTGATCGGCGCCAAGCTCTTCACCATCATGACCGTCGACATGGTCAATGAAGTCGCCCGCCGAGCCTATACCTCGCATCCCGAGGAGTATCCGACCTCGGGCACCAAGCCGATCCGCTACGACAGCTGGTTCGACATCGTGCACAAGGCGCACCAGACCTTCGTCGCCAACACCATCGTCGACATCTCGAAGGTCTTCGGCGACCACGAAACCATCTGGTCGCTCGGCTGCGGCTCGGTCGCCAACATCCCGGTCGTCGTCGGCGGCGAACTACTCGGCACCGTCAACTGCCTCGACGTCGAGCACCACTACACGCCCGAGCGTGTGGCACTCTCCAAGCATCTGGAACTGCCTGCCAAGCTCGCCTTCCTCGCCGCAGCACGCGCCGAGAAGAAGTAA
- a CDS encoding ABC transporter substrate-binding protein: MRMFKAAVFAASLMMSVAPAALAETPADVLVVAQNIDDIVSIDPAEAYEFSSGEYVTQTYDRLVQYDAPDVKKLAPGLASEWTADDAAKTITFTLRDGVTFSSGNPLRGEDVVYSFKRVVVLNKAPAFILTQLGWTPENIDKMVTADGNKVTIKYEGDFSSAFVLNVLAARPASVVDAETVKANEADGDFGNAWLKANSAGSGPFVLKAFRAGELLNLASNPNYFGGAPAIKGVIIRHVAEAATQQLMLQTGDVDMAKNLTPDQVSGLEGKDGVKVESYPQAAVHFLSFNQKDAALQPPAVWEAARYLVDYKGMTDSFLKGQMDVHQAFWPKGFPGSLDETPYSYDVEKAKKILADAGIKTPIKVTLDVINSTPFTDMAQSLQASFAEAGINFEIVPGTGSQVITKYRARTHEAMLLYWGPDFMDPHSNAKAFAYNEDNADDKYQSTTTWRNGWAVPAELNDATKAALKEADPAKRDALYVDLQRKVQEKSPIVIMFQAATQVAMKDKVEGYVNGATSDFVFYRLVKKN, translated from the coding sequence ATGAGAATGTTCAAGGCCGCGGTCTTCGCGGCGTCCCTGATGATGAGCGTGGCGCCGGCCGCACTCGCCGAAACGCCAGCGGATGTGCTGGTCGTCGCCCAGAACATCGACGACATCGTCAGCATCGATCCGGCCGAGGCCTACGAGTTCTCCTCGGGCGAATACGTCACCCAGACCTATGACCGCCTGGTGCAGTACGATGCGCCTGACGTGAAGAAGCTGGCGCCGGGTCTGGCCTCCGAATGGACGGCCGACGATGCGGCAAAGACGATCACCTTCACGCTGCGTGATGGCGTCACCTTCTCCTCGGGCAACCCGTTGCGCGGCGAAGACGTCGTCTACTCCTTCAAGCGCGTCGTCGTTCTCAACAAGGCGCCGGCCTTCATCCTGACGCAGCTCGGCTGGACACCTGAGAACATCGACAAGATGGTGACCGCCGACGGCAACAAGGTCACGATCAAGTACGAAGGCGACTTCTCGTCGGCCTTCGTTCTCAACGTTCTCGCCGCCCGCCCGGCTTCGGTCGTCGACGCGGAAACCGTCAAGGCCAACGAGGCCGACGGCGACTTCGGCAATGCCTGGCTGAAGGCCAATTCGGCTGGTTCCGGTCCGTTCGTTCTCAAGGCCTTCCGCGCCGGCGAACTCTTGAACCTTGCCAGTAACCCGAACTACTTCGGCGGCGCTCCGGCAATCAAGGGCGTCATCATCCGCCACGTGGCCGAAGCCGCGACGCAGCAGCTAATGCTGCAGACCGGCGACGTCGACATGGCGAAGAACCTGACGCCGGACCAAGTGTCGGGTCTCGAAGGCAAGGACGGCGTAAAGGTCGAATCCTACCCGCAGGCCGCCGTGCACTTCCTGTCGTTCAACCAGAAGGACGCAGCCCTGCAGCCGCCGGCCGTCTGGGAAGCCGCCCGCTATCTCGTCGACTACAAGGGCATGACCGACAGCTTCCTCAAGGGCCAGATGGATGTTCACCAGGCCTTCTGGCCGAAGGGCTTCCCGGGTTCGCTCGATGAGACGCCCTACAGCTATGACGTCGAAAAGGCGAAGAAGATCCTCGCCGACGCAGGCATCAAGACGCCGATCAAGGTGACGCTCGACGTCATCAACTCGACGCCGTTCACCGACATGGCGCAGTCGCTGCAGGCCTCGTTTGCCGAAGCCGGTATCAACTTCGAAATCGTCCCAGGCACAGGCAGCCAGGTCATCACCAAGTACCGTGCCCGCACGCATGAAGCCATGCTGCTCTATTGGGGCCCAGATTTCATGGACCCGCATTCGAACGCCAAGGCGTTTGCCTATAACGAAGACAATGCCGACGACAAGTACCAGTCGACGACCACCTGGCGTAACGGCTGGGCGGTTCCGGCCGAACTCAACGATGCGACCAAGGCAGCCCTCAAGGAAGCCGATCCCGCCAAGCGCGACGCGCTTTACGTCGACCTGCAGCGCAAGGTGCAGGAAAAGTCGCCGATCGTGATCATGTTCCAGGCCGCGACCCAGGTCGCGATGAAGGACAAGGTCGAAGGCTACGTCAACGGCGCCACCTCCGACTTCGTCTTCTACCGCCTGGTGAAGAAGAACTGA
- a CDS encoding ABC transporter ATP-binding protein, which yields MSNLLEVENLRVTFPTPRGDLEVVRGISFTLGRERLGIVGESGSGKSMTGRSILQLIRAPGRVTADKLVFDGIDLLKQSERQMRAIRGARISMVMQDPKFSLNPVMTIGEQIAEALLTHQKLPRREVSNRVLAMLESVRIADPERVAKLYPHEVSGGMGQRVMIAMMLIPEPDLLIADEPTSALDVSVQAQVLDIIDELVKRKGMGLIFISHDLNLVSSYCDRILVMNTGEVVEECKAGELMAAKHPYTRGLIASIPRLDETRDELPVLDRSAWAKA from the coding sequence ATGAGCAATCTTCTCGAAGTCGAAAACCTGCGCGTTACCTTCCCCACACCCCGCGGCGATCTTGAGGTGGTGCGCGGCATCTCCTTCACCCTCGGCCGCGAGCGCCTCGGCATCGTCGGTGAGAGCGGCTCCGGCAAGTCGATGACTGGCCGCTCCATCCTGCAGCTGATCCGCGCGCCGGGTCGCGTCACCGCCGACAAGCTCGTCTTCGATGGCATTGACCTTCTGAAGCAGTCCGAGCGGCAGATGCGCGCCATCCGTGGCGCCCGCATCTCCATGGTGATGCAGGATCCGAAGTTCTCGCTAAACCCGGTCATGACCATCGGCGAGCAGATCGCCGAAGCGCTGCTGACGCACCAGAAACTGCCGCGCCGCGAGGTCAGCAACCGCGTGCTCGCCATGCTCGAATCGGTGCGCATCGCCGATCCGGAACGTGTCGCGAAACTCTATCCGCACGAAGTCTCGGGCGGCATGGGCCAGCGCGTGATGATCGCGATGATGCTGATCCCGGAGCCGGACCTTCTGATCGCCGACGAGCCGACCTCGGCGCTCGACGTCTCCGTTCAGGCGCAGGTGCTCGACATCATCGACGAACTGGTGAAGCGCAAGGGCATGGGGCTGATCTTCATCAGCCACGACCTCAACCTCGTCTCCAGCTATTGCGACCGCATCCTGGTGATGAACACCGGCGAGGTGGTCGAGGAATGCAAGGCCGGCGAACTGATGGCGGCAAAGCATCCCTACACGCGCGGGCTGATCGCCTCGATCCCGCGCCTTGATGAAACACGGGACGAGCTGCCGGTGCTCGACCGCAGCGCATGGGCCAAGGCATGA
- a CDS encoding ABC transporter ATP-binding protein, translating to MSQVRLQQITKSFGSVTVIPPLDLDIADREFVVLVGPSGCGKTTTLRMIAGLETATSGSIRIGDRDVTDLRPGLRNCSMVFQNYALYPHMTVAENIGYGMKVRGTPKVEINKAVTDAARILNLGAYLDRKPSALSGGQRQRVAIGRAIVRQPDVFLFDEPLSNLDAKLRIEMRTEIKLLHRRLQTTAVYVTHDQVEAMTMADRVVVMNQGRIEQAADPITLYEAPANLFVAAFIGAPSMNFLEGRLERGDGGMQFIADGDVAVAIPESRAEKLGAYVGKAVVLGIRPEHTMATDANVPTVRLTVRDIEPLGPHTLALGRVGPAAFTAQVHAASRIGPEDQIAVPIEAEKMHFFLKDTGGAIGR from the coding sequence ATGTCACAGGTCCGATTGCAGCAGATCACCAAGTCCTTCGGGAGCGTCACCGTCATCCCGCCGCTCGATCTCGACATTGCCGACCGCGAGTTCGTGGTGCTTGTCGGTCCTTCCGGCTGCGGCAAGACGACGACGCTCCGGATGATAGCCGGCCTTGAGACGGCGACCTCGGGTTCGATCCGGATCGGCGACCGCGACGTGACAGACCTTAGGCCAGGCCTGCGCAACTGCTCCATGGTGTTTCAGAACTACGCGCTCTATCCGCACATGACCGTCGCCGAGAACATAGGTTACGGCATGAAAGTGCGCGGCACGCCGAAGGTGGAAATCAACAAGGCCGTGACGGATGCCGCGCGCATCCTCAATCTCGGCGCCTATCTCGATCGCAAGCCGAGCGCGCTTTCCGGCGGCCAGCGCCAGCGCGTGGCGATCGGCCGGGCGATTGTGCGCCAACCGGATGTGTTCCTCTTCGACGAGCCGTTGTCCAATCTGGATGCCAAGCTGCGCATCGAAATGCGCACGGAAATCAAGCTCTTGCACCGCCGTCTTCAGACGACTGCCGTTTACGTGACCCACGACCAGGTGGAAGCCATGACCATGGCCGACCGCGTCGTCGTCATGAACCAGGGCCGTATCGAGCAGGCGGCGGATCCCATCACGCTTTACGAAGCGCCGGCCAATCTTTTCGTCGCCGCCTTCATTGGCGCGCCAAGCATGAATTTCCTCGAGGGGCGGCTGGAACGCGGCGATGGCGGGATGCAGTTTATAGCGGATGGCGATGTGGCGGTTGCTATCCCGGAAAGCCGTGCCGAAAAGCTCGGTGCATACGTTGGCAAGGCCGTCGTGCTCGGCATCCGGCCGGAACATACGATGGCGACGGACGCCAATGTGCCGACAGTCAGGCTGACCGTTCGCGACATCGAACCACTCGGCCCGCATACGCTGGCGCTCGGCCGAGTCGGGCCCGCAGCCTTCACAGCGCAGGTTCACGCTGCGTCACGTATAGGCCCCGAAGACCAGATCGCGGTGCCGATCGAGGCGGAGAAGATGCACTTTTTCCTGAAGGATACCGGTGGGGCGATCGGCCGCTGA
- a CDS encoding ABC transporter permease has product MGFLVTLAITFLGLLAITFFIGRIVPIDPVLAVVGDRAPVAVYERVRQEMGLDQPLITQFVSYVGDVATGNFGTSVSTGKPVIEDLARVFPATLEMATLGIILGVLIGVPLGVFAAARRGSWLDQGIRVIGLLGYSVPAFWLGLVGLAIFYAKLKWVGGPGRVDIFYDGMVSPVTGLILVDSIIAGEWEIFRNAVWHLILPASCLGFFSLAYIARMTRSFMLDQLSQEYVTTARVKGVPERLVIWRHAFRPIRVPLITVIGLSYAGLLEGSVMIETIFSWPGIGNYLTVALLNADMAAVLGSTLVIGAVFIGINKISDVLYRVLDPRAR; this is encoded by the coding sequence ATGGGCTTCCTGGTTACGCTTGCGATAACCTTCCTTGGCCTGCTTGCCATCACCTTTTTCATCGGCCGCATTGTCCCGATTGACCCGGTCCTGGCCGTCGTCGGCGACCGCGCGCCCGTTGCCGTCTATGAGCGCGTCCGCCAGGAAATGGGCCTCGACCAGCCGCTGATCACCCAGTTCGTCAGCTATGTCGGCGATGTCGCCACGGGCAATTTCGGCACCTCTGTTTCGACCGGTAAACCTGTCATCGAGGACCTCGCCCGCGTCTTCCCGGCGACGCTCGAAATGGCGACGCTCGGCATCATCCTGGGCGTCTTGATCGGCGTGCCGCTCGGTGTGTTTGCCGCCGCCCGCCGCGGCTCCTGGCTCGACCAGGGCATCCGCGTCATCGGTCTGCTCGGCTATTCGGTGCCCGCCTTCTGGCTCGGTCTCGTCGGCTTGGCGATCTTCTACGCGAAGCTGAAATGGGTCGGCGGGCCCGGCCGTGTCGACATCTTCTACGACGGCATGGTGTCGCCCGTGACCGGCCTGATCCTCGTCGACAGCATCATTGCCGGCGAATGGGAGATCTTCCGCAACGCCGTCTGGCACCTGATCCTGCCGGCCTCCTGCCTCGGTTTCTTCTCGCTCGCCTACATCGCCCGCATGACGCGGTCCTTCATGCTCGACCAGCTGAGCCAGGAATATGTGACGACCGCCCGGGTCAAAGGCGTGCCGGAGCGCCTCGTCATCTGGCGCCATGCCTTCCGGCCGATCCGCGTGCCGTTGATCACGGTCATCGGGCTTTCCTATGCCGGCCTGCTTGAAGGCTCCGTGATGATCGAGACGATCTTCTCCTGGCCCGGCATCGGCAACTACCTGACCGTCGCTTTGCTCAACGCCGACATGGCCGCCGTCCTCGGCTCGACCCTCGTCATCGGCGCGGTCTTTATCGGCATCAACAAGATTTCGGACGTGCTCTACCGCGTGCTCGATCCGCGTGCACGCTAA
- a CDS encoding ABC transporter ATP-binding protein, which produces MTALSLKNLDISYGDVQITHDVNLDIADGESFALVGESGSGKSTVLKAIAGLAPEWTGEITVLGAPRGHGIDRAFSRQCQMVFQDPYGSLHPRKTVDATLGEALTIHGIGDRSARIEEVMTSVGLDRKFRFRFPHQLSGGQRQRVAIARALMLKPKVLLLDEPTSALDVSVQAEILNLLKRLRREQNLTFLMVTHNLAVVSFLCDRLAVMRQGRIVEIADVADLKRGDLKDPYSRELMQISAAHAN; this is translated from the coding sequence ATGACCGCGCTTTCTCTGAAAAACCTCGACATCTCCTATGGCGACGTGCAGATCACCCACGACGTCAATCTCGACATTGCCGATGGCGAGAGCTTCGCGCTTGTCGGCGAAAGCGGCTCGGGAAAGTCGACGGTACTGAAAGCGATCGCAGGTCTCGCGCCGGAGTGGACCGGCGAGATCACCGTGCTCGGCGCACCGCGCGGCCACGGCATAGACCGCGCCTTCTCGCGCCAGTGCCAGATGGTGTTCCAGGATCCCTACGGCTCGCTGCACCCGCGCAAGACGGTCGATGCGACGCTCGGCGAAGCGCTGACGATCCACGGGATCGGCGACCGCAGCGCGCGCATCGAAGAGGTCATGACCTCGGTCGGCCTCGACCGCAAATTCCGCTTCCGCTTCCCGCACCAACTCTCGGGCGGCCAGCGCCAGCGCGTCGCGATTGCCCGTGCATTGATGCTGAAGCCGAAGGTGCTTCTGCTCGACGAGCCGACCTCGGCGCTCGACGTCTCGGTCCAGGCCGAAATCCTCAACCTGTTGAAGCGCCTCAGGCGCGAACAGAACCTCACCTTCCTGATGGTCACCCACAACTTGGCCGTCGTCTCCTTCCTCTGCGATCGCCTGGCCGTCATGCGCCAGGGCCGGATCGTCGAGATTGCCGATGTCGCCGATCTCAAGCGCGGCGACCTCAAGGATCCCTATTCGCGTGAACTGATGCAGATCAGCGCCGCGCATGCCAACTAG
- a CDS encoding extracellular solute-binding protein, with protein sequence MRKLLLASASLAALALGSAGAALAACDPDYTGVELTATTQTGPYIASALQLAAKGWEEKTCGKVKVVEFPWSELYPKIVTSLTSGEDAFDVIAFAPAWAPDFTDFLSEMPADMQKGADWDDIAPVYREQLMVWNGKVLSQTMDGDAHTYSYRIDLFENADNQKAFKAKYGYDLAPPKTWKQYLDIAEYFNQPANNLWGTAEAFRRGGQQFWFLFSHVAGYTSHPDNPGAMFFNPETMDAQVNNPGWVRGLEEYIRASKLAPPNALNFSFGEVNAAFAGGQVAESIGWGDTGVIGADPKQSKVAGNVGSASLPGSDEIWNYKTKKWDKFDHVVQTSFMAFGGWQAAVPATSTKQEAAWNYIQYLTSPAVSGQAAITGGTGVNPYRISHTTNLDLWSKIFSEREAKEYLGAQKEAVTAKNIALDMRLPGYFSYTEVLEIELSKALAGEVTPQQALDSVAEQWNKLTDEFGRDKQLAAYRASMGLPQQ encoded by the coding sequence ATGAGGAAATTGCTACTGGCATCTGCATCTCTCGCCGCGCTTGCGTTGGGGAGCGCGGGAGCGGCGCTGGCCGCCTGCGATCCGGATTACACCGGCGTCGAACTGACGGCGACCACACAGACCGGTCCTTACATTGCCTCGGCGCTGCAGCTTGCGGCCAAGGGCTGGGAAGAAAAGACCTGCGGCAAGGTCAAGGTCGTCGAGTTCCCGTGGTCGGAACTCTATCCGAAGATCGTGACGTCGCTTACCTCGGGCGAAGACGCCTTCGACGTGATCGCCTTCGCGCCTGCCTGGGCACCCGACTTCACCGACTTCCTGTCGGAAATGCCGGCGGATATGCAGAAGGGCGCCGACTGGGACGACATCGCCCCCGTCTACCGCGAGCAGTTGATGGTCTGGAACGGCAAGGTCCTGTCGCAGACGATGGACGGCGACGCGCATACCTATAGCTACCGTATCGATCTCTTCGAAAACGCCGACAACCAGAAGGCCTTCAAGGCGAAATACGGCTACGATCTGGCGCCGCCGAAGACCTGGAAGCAGTATCTCGACATTGCCGAATACTTCAATCAGCCGGCCAACAACCTCTGGGGCACGGCCGAGGCCTTCCGTCGTGGCGGCCAGCAGTTCTGGTTCCTGTTCAGCCACGTGGCCGGCTACACCAGCCATCCGGACAACCCCGGCGCCATGTTCTTCAATCCCGAGACGATGGACGCGCAAGTCAACAATCCCGGTTGGGTTCGCGGTCTGGAGGAATATATCCGCGCCTCCAAGCTTGCGCCGCCGAACGCGCTGAACTTCTCCTTCGGAGAAGTCAACGCTGCCTTTGCCGGTGGCCAGGTGGCGGAATCGATCGGCTGGGGTGACACCGGTGTCATCGGCGCCGACCCGAAGCAATCGAAGGTCGCCGGCAATGTCGGCTCGGCATCGCTGCCGGGATCGGACGAGATCTGGAACTACAAGACCAAGAAGTGGGACAAGTTCGACCATGTCGTCCAGACCTCGTTCATGGCCTTCGGCGGCTGGCAGGCGGCAGTGCCTGCGACCTCGACCAAGCAGGAAGCCGCCTGGAACTACATCCAGTACCTGACGAGCCCGGCCGTTTCCGGCCAGGCGGCGATCACCGGCGGCACCGGTGTGAACCCCTATCGCATCTCGCACACGACCAATCTCGATCTCTGGTCGAAGATTTTCTCGGAGCGTGAAGCGAAGGAGTATCTCGGTGCGCAGAAGGAGGCGGTGACCGCCAAGAACATCGCGCTCGACATGCGCCTGCCCGGCTACTTCTCCTACACCGAAGTGCTGGAGATCGAGCTTTCCAAGGCGCTTGCCGGCGAAGTGACGCCGCAGCAGGCGCTCGATAGCGTCGCGGAACAGTGGAACAAGCTGACCGACGAGTTCGGCCGCGACAAGCAGCTCGCCGCCTATCGCGCGTCGATGGGCTTGCCGCAGCAATAA
- a CDS encoding helix-turn-helix domain-containing protein, whose amino-acid sequence MSDPSEDTQAASGKSAGAGQPKVGALVRARRRQMHMTLQALSDAAGVSVGYLSQIERDLAMPSLGTLAQIAQGLGAELNHFILAPAIDTGLSRAEGRMVFSVGGSPVSYERIGADFAGNQLSSFVITIPPGHRSEVFSHEGEELVYMLEGEILFGLDGDDTVLSPGDGLHFRGIQPHYWWNKTDRPVRLIWTGTLPLFRLRASQFNETGTPQSALKPAPTKTKPHRK is encoded by the coding sequence GTGAGCGATCCGTCTGAGGATACGCAAGCCGCTTCGGGCAAATCGGCCGGGGCAGGGCAGCCGAAGGTGGGCGCGCTGGTGCGTGCGCGCCGCCGGCAGATGCATATGACATTGCAGGCGCTCAGCGATGCGGCCGGTGTTTCGGTCGGCTATCTCAGCCAGATCGAGCGCGATCTCGCCATGCCGTCACTCGGCACCCTGGCGCAAATAGCCCAAGGGCTCGGCGCCGAACTCAACCATTTCATCCTGGCGCCGGCGATCGATACCGGCCTGTCGCGTGCCGAAGGCCGCATGGTGTTTTCGGTCGGCGGTTCGCCGGTTTCCTATGAGCGCATCGGTGCGGATTTTGCCGGCAACCAGCTGTCGAGCTTTGTCATCACCATTCCGCCGGGGCATCGGTCCGAGGTCTTCAGCCACGAGGGCGAAGAGCTCGTCTACATGCTCGAAGGCGAAATCCTGTTCGGGCTCGACGGCGACGACACCGTGCTTTCGCCCGGAGACGGCCTGCATTTTCGCGGCATCCAGCCGCATTACTGGTGGAACAAGACCGACAGGCCGGTGCGGCTGATCTGGACCGGCACGTTGCCGCTCTTCCGCCTGCGCGCTTCCCAATTCAACGAGACCGGCACGCCGCAATCGGCGCTGAAGCCGGCACCCACAAAAACCAAGCCTCATCGAAAATAG
- a CDS encoding ABC transporter permease, which produces MTALREWLIDDSPASPMQARLGRFYRIFGALMRNPLAVVGAVIILVLVLSALFAPWLATHDPLRQSLGERLLPPSAAHWMGTDELGRDIWSRVVYGSRITLAIVTLVAVLAAPAGLVIGVAAGYFGGWVDRILMGITDIFLSLPKLILALAFVAALGPGIENAIIAIAITSWPGYARVARAETLTFKNSEFISAVRLLGASSLRVNLGHVLPLCTSSMIVRVTLDMAGIILTAAGLGFIGLGAQPPLPEWGAMISRGRSFILDQWWVATMPGFAIILVSLGFCFLGDGLRDVLDPKSGEQR; this is translated from the coding sequence ATGACCGCACTTCGTGAATGGCTGATAGACGACAGCCCCGCTTCGCCGATGCAGGCGCGCCTCGGGCGCTTCTACCGCATCTTCGGCGCGCTGATGCGCAATCCGCTGGCTGTCGTCGGCGCCGTCATCATCCTCGTTCTGGTGCTGAGCGCGCTCTTTGCCCCGTGGCTTGCCACCCATGACCCGCTGCGCCAATCGCTCGGCGAACGGCTGCTGCCACCGAGTGCGGCCCACTGGATGGGAACCGACGAGCTTGGCCGCGACATCTGGTCCCGTGTCGTCTACGGTTCACGCATCACGCTCGCCATCGTCACGCTGGTCGCCGTGCTCGCTGCACCCGCCGGCCTGGTGATCGGCGTTGCCGCCGGCTACTTCGGCGGCTGGGTCGACCGTATCCTGATGGGCATCACCGACATCTTCCTGTCGCTGCCGAAGCTCATCCTGGCGCTCGCCTTCGTCGCAGCCCTCGGCCCCGGCATCGAGAACGCGATCATCGCCATCGCGATCACCTCCTGGCCCGGCTACGCCCGTGTCGCCCGCGCCGAGACGCTGACCTTCAAGAACTCCGAGTTCATCTCGGCCGTGCGCCTGCTCGGCGCCTCCAGCCTGCGCGTCAATCTCGGCCATGTGCTGCCGCTCTGCACCTCCTCGATGATCGTGCGCGTCACGCTCGACATGGCCGGCATCATCCTGACCGCCGCCGGTCTTGGCTTCATCGGACTTGGCGCCCAGCCGCCGCTTCCCGAATGGGGGGCGATGATCTCACGCGGTCGCTCCTTCATTCTCGATCAGTGGTGGGTCGCGACCATGCCCGGCTTTGCCATCATTCTCGTTAGCCTCGGCTTCTGCTTCCTGGGCGACGGCCTGCGCGACGTGCTCGACCCGAAGAGCGGGGAGCAACGCTGA